One segment of Acidianus sp. HS-5 DNA contains the following:
- a CDS encoding thermopsin family protease has product MNALLSLGLILLMLLPLSSFVLTHSSPVSPTYPSGISFFPLNKVIYTTEVMGTVNITALNIGDSYFSSGGFFTRGNASLQLNVMIDGNYWAQDVALFHEINCKKFEITMIINLWNLSGPFKTLKTNVTTYQGIGVYLYQGPTFNITLPSNFSLFMKISNNLEFGYCIDGKKYIYQILPYFGSFQIGSLSILGLPNDLEFVWGGPGCGSEVCIYGEMNEEIYYLQQGKLIIPCSAFSIGLDTAESAYGLKVLGNFENISNPFACVTKGVNSPSVLWPIPPKIVVQSNGSIKHVKLCINGFSLSDQKIEVLVPSTNLSSPIPFTSVKDLGYTNDNGEITFNISCKDLYIIYYVGNYSLSSAYYISSPLLAHIVSSIKSAYNSLVSFLKGYNFKHALSSSFSKIKYKSSSVSVNYLLLEYIGAFAVGILVSAILAKYKF; this is encoded by the coding sequence ATGAATGCACTGTTATCGCTAGGTTTAATACTATTAATGTTGCTTCCTTTGTCTTCCTTTGTTCTTACTCATTCATCTCCAGTAAGTCCTACATATCCTTCTGGTATTTCGTTTTTCCCTTTAAATAAGGTAATTTATACAACAGAAGTTATGGGTACAGTAAATATAACTGCACTTAACATAGGGGATTCTTACTTTTCTTCTGGAGGATTTTTTACTAGGGGTAACGCTTCTTTACAATTAAATGTGATGATAGACGGTAATTATTGGGCGCAAGATGTTGCATTATTTCATGAGATAAATTGTAAAAAATTTGAAATAACAATGATAATAAATCTCTGGAATTTATCTGGTCCGTTTAAAACCTTAAAAACTAACGTGACTACGTATCAAGGTATAGGAGTTTATCTATATCAAGGTCCTACATTTAATATTACTCTTCCTAGTAATTTCTCACTTTTTATGAAGATATCAAATAACCTTGAGTTTGGATATTGTATAGACGGTAAGAAGTATATTTACCAAATATTACCTTATTTTGGAAGTTTCCAAATAGGGAGTCTATCTATTCTAGGTTTGCCTAACGACTTAGAGTTCGTCTGGGGAGGGCCAGGATGCGGAAGTGAAGTATGTATTTATGGTGAAATGAATGAAGAAATATACTATTTACAGCAGGGAAAATTAATAATACCTTGCTCAGCTTTTTCTATAGGTTTAGATACTGCTGAAAGCGCGTATGGGCTTAAGGTATTGGGAAATTTTGAAAATATTTCGAATCCATTCGCTTGTGTTACTAAAGGAGTTAATTCTCCATCGGTTTTATGGCCTATACCGCCTAAAATAGTAGTCCAGTCTAATGGCAGCATAAAACATGTTAAGCTTTGTATTAACGGATTTTCATTATCTGACCAGAAAATAGAGGTCTTAGTTCCTTCAACTAATTTATCCTCACCTATACCCTTTACATCAGTAAAAGACCTAGGATATACGAACGACAATGGAGAAATAACTTTCAATATTTCCTGTAAAGATTTATATATAATTTACTATGTAGGTAATTATTCATTATCATCGGCCTACTATATCTCTTCACCTTTATTAGCTCATATAGTTTCTTCGATAAAGTCTGCATATAATTCGTTGGTAAGCTTCTTAAAGGGCTATAACTTTAAGCATGCTTTATCATCATCATTCTCAAAAATTAAGTATAAATCATCAAGCGTTAGTGTAAATTACTTGCTTTTAGAATATATAGGAGCTTTTGCTGTAGGAATCTTAGTTTCTGCTATCTTAGCTAAATATAAGTTTTAA
- a CDS encoding slipin family protein, with the protein MDTGLIIGLVLLLIIILVFVGMSLRQVKEWERAVVLRLGRVLGVKGPGIIFLIPFVDRPVIVDLRIVTVDIPPQTIITKDNVTISIDAVVYYKVLEPIKAVSMVYNYRSAVLNISQTSLRDIVGQMELDDVLSKREEINRKLQEILDTYTEAWGIKVTAVTVRDIKISPDLLSAMARQAEAERQRRARVILSEGERQASTILAEASQAYKNNPAALQLRFLETLSDISQKGGLIIVVPAGQELYPTISLASFAANYAKQESIGQK; encoded by the coding sequence ATGGATACAGGTTTAATAATTGGTTTAGTCTTACTTTTGATAATAATCTTAGTATTTGTAGGAATGTCATTAAGGCAAGTAAAGGAGTGGGAAAGAGCTGTAGTGTTAAGGCTTGGTAGAGTTTTAGGAGTAAAAGGCCCTGGCATAATTTTTCTAATTCCTTTTGTTGATAGACCGGTAATAGTTGACTTAAGAATAGTTACAGTAGATATACCTCCTCAAACGATTATAACAAAGGATAACGTGACTATATCCATAGATGCGGTAGTATACTATAAAGTATTAGAACCTATTAAGGCAGTTTCAATGGTTTATAACTACAGGTCTGCAGTGTTGAATATTTCACAAACTTCTTTGAGGGATATTGTAGGGCAGATGGAACTTGATGATGTATTGAGCAAGAGAGAAGAAATAAATAGGAAATTGCAAGAAATACTTGATACTTACACCGAAGCCTGGGGAATAAAAGTTACTGCAGTAACTGTAAGAGACATAAAGATTTCCCCAGATTTATTATCTGCAATGGCTAGGCAAGCAGAAGCTGAAAGGCAGAGAAGAGCTAGAGTAATCTTAAGTGAAGGAGAAAGGCAAGCTTCAACCATATTAGCTGAAGCCTCTCAAGCCTACAAGAATAATCCTGCTGCTCTTCAACTTAGATTCTTGGAAACTTTATCTGATATATCCCAAAAAGGAGGATTAATAATTGTAGTTCCTGCGGGTCAAGAGCTATATCCTACTATATCGTTAGCATCCTTCGCAGCAAATTACGCAAAACAAGAAAGTATAGGACAGAAATAA
- a CDS encoding rhodanese-like domain-containing protein, giving the protein MQVVEQYTTPYYKHILSLPPSSIRKLWKLNKITLVDVRTPEEYEDHHIPGSILMPLDYLDTLSKFLPDTDVAVICEHGNRALYATYGMPHIYKKRAIHMQYGMVGWMAMGYEVASGIDENGKKWMRLLDSVE; this is encoded by the coding sequence ATGCAAGTTGTTGAGCAATACACCACCCCCTATTACAAACACATCCTTAGTTTACCTCCTTCCTCAATAAGAAAATTATGGAAACTAAATAAAATAACATTAGTAGATGTAAGGACTCCAGAAGAATATGAAGATCATCATATACCAGGATCTATATTAATGCCATTAGATTATCTTGATACGTTATCAAAATTTTTACCAGATACTGACGTTGCAGTAATATGCGAACATGGAAATAGAGCATTATATGCAACATACGGGATGCCTCATATATACAAAAAGAGGGCAATACATATGCAATATGGCATGGTAGGATGGATGGCAATGGGATATGAAGTTGCAAGCGGAATTGATGAGAATGGTAAAAAATGGATGAGACTTTTAGATTCTGTTGAATAG
- a CDS encoding DUF2203 domain-containing protein: MIYFDLNTANSLLPWVKEKIKELRKTRLQIEEALIRGEKEALGEGTKKIDKIIKEITSQGIIIRDPDLGIIDFPAVINGRPAYLCWKDGEEKVNFWHYVEEGFAGRKKITGKEDILSYT, encoded by the coding sequence ATGATTTACTTTGATTTAAATACTGCTAATTCTTTACTGCCATGGGTAAAGGAAAAAATAAAGGAACTTAGGAAAACTAGATTACAAATTGAGGAAGCTTTAATCAGAGGAGAAAAAGAAGCATTAGGCGAAGGTACTAAAAAGATTGATAAGATAATTAAAGAAATAACGTCTCAAGGAATAATAATTAGAGATCCAGATTTAGGCATAATAGATTTCCCTGCAGTAATCAATGGAAGACCAGCTTATCTGTGCTGGAAAGACGGAGAAGAAAAAGTAAACTTTTGGCATTATGTTGAGGAGGGATTTGCGGGAAGAAAGAAAATAACAGGAAAAGAAGATATTTTAAGTTATACTTGA
- a CDS encoding 4Fe-4S binding protein: protein MNDLQLAILVYIIGMMAADFIILYYLLRRSIVNKKAIFFVSSVLLYMSVEAVDIAYILFSHGNILIEPFSLIIASIPIVISTIMKNVVTRWREDKTSALTLALTIVADEIAMGYAYSEAFGPHINPIIDSVSNIAFGVMMLADSLFFLALSPRKIEELALFTFSASMAFMPNIFFTFSAYTELVGSLIASVIMIVNIITLYLIESRKLTFNAQLLSISLGFFDFVMMLSLSIYATSKDLYTISIGMIASMLWYFTLVLYRFKDIKIKIGLKYPLMFVIFINFAELTMGFGESVLGFRVTNNLWMPSTHMSKMHIMNMAGMHTLMWSPTTNHWWWIFPTDPWSMTLMGYKQAIMATHNILFAGFWASYMLIMMTTMMPFYVVMMGAEMSYLVYERFKTAKNSNVKRWAIAILVGIPLFVWLLPYYTPTYIFGMSGMLSHINPAFAPTLLSFGLSLLAIAIASTLFGRRAYCNLVCMSAHMWTNIYYDQFKPKKSAKLWDYLKWVSLGIMILVFVYSSLIFMGIAKNPSIGKLQIPLFDFYGMFTLNYIWWFFFFLTPVFGTYACARQGWCGFGNFAGLFNKLLFKIRADSIDTCRNCKTVNCETGCPVKIPIRSDVLSKGYTNRISCVGCGDCVEACPYENLEIVDIRNVFKSGKARTS, encoded by the coding sequence ATGAATGATCTACAATTGGCAATCTTGGTTTATATAATTGGAATGATGGCAGCTGATTTTATAATACTGTACTATTTGCTAAGAAGATCCATTGTAAATAAGAAGGCTATATTCTTCGTAAGCTCAGTCTTACTTTACATGTCCGTAGAGGCGGTAGATATAGCCTACATACTGTTCTCTCACGGAAATATACTAATAGAACCTTTCTCATTAATTATAGCTTCAATACCTATAGTAATCTCCACTATAATGAAGAATGTAGTCACTAGATGGAGAGAAGATAAGACTTCTGCTCTAACCTTAGCTTTAACTATAGTAGCTGATGAGATTGCAATGGGTTATGCTTATTCCGAAGCATTTGGGCCTCATATAAATCCTATAATTGATTCCGTAAGTAACATAGCCTTCGGAGTTATGATGCTTGCAGATTCATTGTTCTTCTTAGCTCTATCTCCAAGAAAAATCGAGGAGTTAGCACTATTTACGTTTTCAGCATCAATGGCTTTCATGCCAAATATCTTCTTCACATTCTCTGCATACACGGAACTGGTAGGATCCTTAATTGCATCAGTAATAATGATAGTTAATATAATAACATTATACTTGATAGAATCTAGAAAATTAACCTTCAATGCACAGTTACTATCAATATCGTTAGGATTTTTCGATTTTGTAATGATGCTTAGTTTATCAATATATGCTACATCTAAAGACCTTTACACAATTTCTATAGGAATGATTGCCTCCATGCTCTGGTACTTTACTTTAGTACTTTACAGATTTAAGGATATTAAAATAAAAATAGGATTGAAATATCCCCTCATGTTTGTCATTTTCATAAATTTTGCAGAATTAACTATGGGATTTGGAGAAAGTGTACTAGGATTTAGAGTAACTAACAACTTATGGATGCCTTCTACGCATATGTCAAAAATGCACATAATGAATATGGCAGGAATGCACACGCTAATGTGGAGTCCTACTACCAATCATTGGTGGTGGATATTTCCCACAGATCCTTGGAGTATGACGCTAATGGGATATAAGCAAGCTATAATGGCAACTCACAACATACTATTTGCAGGCTTCTGGGCTTCTTACATGTTAATAATGATGACTACAATGATGCCGTTCTATGTAGTTATGATGGGAGCCGAAATGAGTTACTTAGTCTATGAGAGATTCAAAACCGCAAAGAACTCTAACGTTAAAAGATGGGCAATTGCTATCCTTGTTGGAATTCCATTATTCGTATGGTTACTCCCTTACTATACGCCTACGTATATTTTCGGAATGAGCGGAATGCTTTCTCACATTAATCCTGCGTTTGCACCAACATTGCTCTCGTTCGGCTTGTCACTATTGGCTATAGCAATTGCTTCAACCCTCTTTGGAAGAAGAGCGTACTGTAACTTAGTGTGTATGTCCGCTCACATGTGGACTAACATATATTATGACCAATTTAAACCTAAAAAATCCGCTAAATTATGGGACTACTTAAAATGGGTAAGCTTAGGAATAATGATTCTGGTATTCGTATATTCTTCACTAATCTTCATGGGAATAGCTAAGAATCCATCAATAGGTAAGTTACAGATACCCTTGTTTGACTTTTACGGAATGTTTACGCTGAACTATATATGGTGGTTCTTCTTCTTCCTAACTCCAGTATTTGGTACTTATGCATGCGCAAGACAAGGATGGTGCGGATTCGGAAACTTTGCAGGATTATTTAATAAACTACTATTCAAGATAAGGGCAGATTCTATAGATACCTGCAGGAACTGCAAAACAGTAAACTGCGAAACTGGCTGTCCTGTTAAAATACCTATAAGGTCTGATGTTCTATCTAAGGGTTATACTAACAGAATTTCCTGCGTAGGTTGTGGAGACTGTGTAGAGGCTTGCCCATATGAGAACTTAGAAATTGTAGATATAAGGAATGTATTTAAATCAGGGAAAGCCAGGACATCATAA
- a CDS encoding M1 family metallopeptidase, whose protein sequence is MMQIDSYDVFIEFDFKGLKYHGIEKIKLATEDKLVLDADGVKVTRVSINGKNVDFISDEKTVTISTGNFSGIAEVEFEGKVRDDLVGMYIAPYDSSYIFTTQFESSHARKFIPCVDNPSYKAEFKFTVKVDKDLDVISNMPPQEIYYEEDKKVIEFLKTPKMSTYLIYMGVGKFEEYYDYSSQPTVIVATVPGKISKARIPADFARKFIKFYEDYYGIKYQLPKAHFIAIPEFAFGAMENWGAITFRETALLADENSSIKQLRRVAEVIAHELAHQWFGDLVTLKWWNDLWLNESFATFMSYKAVNWLHPDWDYWGEFLYSETAGAMEKDSLHITHPIEVEVKSPEEIEQLFDDISYGKGASILRMIESYMGEDEFRKGISAYLNKFRLSNAEGKDLWLSLEEASGKPISKIMPSWIVQDGYPIITVKVGDNSIKFEQRRFMLDGSTDDKIYMVPLTLEVNGNKKISLLLDSREKEYNVGEKVNSIKVNLNRAGFYRIYYNDLKILGSMNQLEKFGLVNDYFNFLLAGIITFNEYEKIIQTMMNEESYLPVLEIASQLFTLYAINPSKYGNLALQFHKSQEKIWRGKTDALGKLTYSSIIENLVQMDYNFALELSKEMNNFSSLDPNKKDAVTMAYAIVNEDSVFDEILDKYREEKFDEVKLTYIKAMLSFKKPYLVTNTLSLSLTGEIKKQDIVRILPIVAYNVEVKDAVWNWLKTYMNNIRKYYEGTGIFGRILSNVIPILGIGREKEIEEYFAKQSVPEAENGIKQGIEKLKILSKLA, encoded by the coding sequence ATTATGCAGATAGATTCATATGATGTATTTATTGAGTTTGATTTCAAAGGATTAAAATATCATGGCATAGAAAAGATAAAATTGGCTACTGAAGACAAATTAGTCTTAGACGCTGATGGAGTTAAAGTTACCAGGGTAAGCATAAACGGTAAAAACGTTGATTTTATCTCTGATGAAAAAACAGTGACAATATCTACAGGTAATTTTTCTGGTATTGCTGAAGTTGAGTTTGAAGGCAAAGTAAGAGATGATCTAGTAGGAATGTATATCGCTCCTTACGATAGTTCCTATATTTTTACTACACAATTTGAGTCTTCTCATGCCAGGAAATTTATTCCATGTGTAGACAATCCGTCTTATAAGGCAGAATTCAAATTTACCGTAAAGGTTGACAAAGATCTGGACGTTATATCTAATATGCCTCCACAGGAAATCTACTATGAGGAAGATAAGAAAGTAATAGAATTCTTAAAGACACCTAAAATGTCTACATATTTAATTTATATGGGGGTAGGAAAATTCGAAGAGTATTATGACTATTCTTCCCAACCTACGGTTATAGTGGCAACAGTTCCAGGTAAGATTTCTAAGGCTAGAATTCCTGCAGATTTTGCAAGAAAGTTCATTAAGTTCTATGAGGATTACTACGGGATAAAGTATCAGTTGCCTAAAGCTCACTTTATTGCTATCCCAGAATTTGCGTTTGGAGCTATGGAAAATTGGGGTGCAATAACGTTTAGAGAAACAGCGTTACTTGCTGACGAGAATTCTAGCATAAAACAATTAAGAAGAGTTGCAGAAGTAATAGCCCACGAGCTTGCGCACCAGTGGTTCGGAGATTTAGTTACTTTAAAATGGTGGAACGATTTATGGCTAAATGAGAGTTTCGCAACTTTTATGAGTTATAAGGCTGTAAATTGGCTTCATCCAGATTGGGATTATTGGGGCGAATTTTTATACAGCGAAACTGCAGGAGCAATGGAGAAAGATTCTCTACACATAACTCACCCTATAGAAGTTGAGGTAAAAAGTCCAGAAGAGATTGAGCAGCTATTTGATGATATAAGTTATGGTAAAGGAGCTAGTATACTGAGGATGATAGAGTCTTACATGGGAGAAGATGAGTTCAGGAAAGGTATATCTGCTTATTTAAATAAATTTAGATTGTCAAATGCAGAAGGTAAGGATTTATGGCTCAGCTTAGAGGAGGCGTCAGGGAAGCCTATTAGTAAAATCATGCCTTCGTGGATAGTTCAAGACGGCTATCCTATAATAACTGTAAAAGTTGGAGATAATTCAATTAAATTCGAGCAGAGGAGATTTATGCTTGATGGCAGTACTGATGATAAAATCTACATGGTTCCTTTAACCCTAGAAGTTAATGGAAATAAGAAAATTTCACTGCTTCTTGATTCTAGGGAGAAGGAATATAATGTTGGAGAGAAAGTGAATTCAATAAAGGTTAATCTAAATAGAGCAGGATTTTACAGAATTTACTATAATGATTTGAAAATTTTAGGGAGTATGAATCAATTGGAAAAATTTGGATTAGTAAATGATTACTTTAACTTCCTTTTAGCTGGAATCATTACATTCAATGAATACGAGAAAATAATTCAAACTATGATGAATGAGGAGTCATATCTACCAGTACTGGAAATTGCTTCACAACTCTTTACACTGTACGCAATAAATCCTAGTAAATATGGTAATTTAGCTTTACAATTTCATAAATCTCAGGAGAAAATATGGAGAGGAAAGACTGATGCTTTGGGCAAACTTACCTATTCTAGCATAATAGAAAATTTAGTTCAGATGGACTATAATTTTGCCTTAGAGTTATCTAAGGAGATGAACAACTTTTCTTCTTTAGATCCTAACAAGAAAGACGCTGTAACAATGGCATATGCAATAGTTAATGAGGATTCAGTATTTGATGAGATTTTAGACAAATATAGAGAAGAGAAATTTGATGAAGTAAAATTAACGTACATTAAGGCTATGCTATCTTTTAAGAAACCTTATCTTGTTACTAATACCTTAAGCCTAAGTCTAACTGGAGAAATAAAGAAACAGGATATAGTTAGGATATTACCTATAGTAGCATATAATGTGGAAGTTAAAGATGCAGTCTGGAATTGGTTGAAGACTTACATGAATAATATTAGAAAGTATTATGAAGGAACTGGAATATTTGGAAGAATATTATCTAATGTAATACCAATCTTAGGTATAGGAAGAGAGAAGGAAATCGAGGAATACTTTGCCAAGCAATCTGTACCGGAGGCCGAAAATGGAATAAAACAAGGAATAGAGAAGTTGAAAATACTTTCAAAGCTTGCTTAA
- a CDS encoding radical SAM/SPASM domain-containing protein — translation MLWLVFTSGKCNLKCDYCGGSFPKNIVPWGIKYNIDKLKKLIENDPESTVIFYGGEPLSNPRFIIEFLDNVKAKRFGIQTNGTLVKLLSEEYWKKINLALLSIDGRKDITEKHRGKHIYDIVIKNAGYLKSLGIETIARMTVTEDSDIYKEVTHLLSLEVFDKIHWQLNVIWSDKWNVEKWAKESYLPGIRKLVNLFLEELKRGKVLKIIPILGVLSAYFFGGYKGSPCGAGYKSVSVTTDGRILSCPIAVWENWAVLGNVNSGFKLLEDPLPEICKKCEFKEYCGGRCLYSMKENYWGEEGFKEVDEITKEYLRTVLSIIPTVKELIEQGIIRLSDLKYDPTSDSTEVIP, via the coding sequence GTGTTATGGCTAGTATTTACGTCTGGTAAATGTAACCTAAAATGTGATTACTGCGGAGGATCTTTTCCTAAGAATATAGTTCCCTGGGGTATAAAATATAATATTGATAAGCTAAAAAAATTGATTGAAAATGATCCAGAGTCTACAGTTATATTTTATGGAGGAGAGCCATTATCTAATCCCAGATTCATTATAGAATTTTTAGACAATGTAAAAGCAAAAAGGTTTGGAATACAGACCAACGGAACACTTGTTAAACTTCTGTCAGAAGAATACTGGAAGAAAATCAACCTTGCGCTTTTATCAATAGATGGAAGAAAAGATATAACCGAGAAACATAGAGGTAAGCATATTTATGATATAGTGATCAAAAATGCAGGCTACCTTAAGTCATTAGGTATAGAGACTATCGCAAGAATGACTGTGACAGAAGATTCTGATATATATAAAGAAGTTACGCATTTACTGAGCTTAGAAGTTTTTGATAAGATACATTGGCAGTTAAACGTAATATGGAGTGACAAATGGAACGTTGAAAAATGGGCTAAGGAATCTTATTTACCTGGAATTAGAAAATTAGTAAACTTATTTTTGGAGGAATTAAAGAGAGGTAAAGTATTAAAAATAATTCCCATCCTTGGGGTACTGAGCGCTTATTTCTTTGGTGGATATAAAGGATCTCCTTGTGGAGCTGGTTATAAATCAGTTTCTGTTACCACTGACGGAAGAATATTATCCTGTCCTATTGCAGTTTGGGAAAATTGGGCTGTTTTAGGAAATGTTAACTCTGGTTTTAAGCTCCTTGAAGATCCCCTTCCAGAAATATGTAAGAAATGTGAGTTCAAGGAATACTGTGGTGGAAGATGCTTGTATTCTATGAAAGAGAATTATTGGGGAGAAGAAGGATTTAAAGAAGTTGATGAAATAACTAAAGAGTATTTAAGGACTGTATTATCCATAATTCCAACAGTAAAGGAATTAATAGAACAAGGGATAATAAGGCTAAGTGATTTAAAATACGATCCAACATCAGATTCTACTGAAGTAATACCGTGA